From the genome of Cedecea lapagei, one region includes:
- the proV gene encoding glycine betaine/L-proline ABC transporter ATP-binding protein ProV, translating into MAIKLEVKNLYKVFGEHPQRAFKYIEKGISKSELLEKTGLSLGVKDASLAIEEGEIFVIMGLSGSGKSTMVRLLNRLIEPTRGQVLIDGIDIAKISESELREVRKNKISMVFQSFALMPHMTVLNNTAFGMELAGMPVKERQEKALDALRQVGLENYANAYPDELSGGMRQRVGLARALAINPDILLMDEAFSALDPLIRTEMQDELIKLQAKHQRTIVFISHDLDEAMRIGDRIAIMQGGEVVQVGTPDEILNNPANDYVRTFFRGVDISQVFSAKDIARRSPAGLLRKTTGFGPRSALKLLQDDDREYGYVIERGQKFLGIVSTDSLKAALAAGEGLDNAFLASPEAVSAETSLSDLLSHVGQAPCAVPVVSEEGQYVGIISKGVLLQALDREGASQ; encoded by the coding sequence ATGGCAATTAAATTAGAAGTGAAGAATTTATATAAAGTATTTGGCGAACATCCGCAGCGCGCATTCAAATACATTGAGAAAGGTATTTCCAAGAGTGAGTTACTGGAAAAAACGGGTCTGTCGCTTGGCGTAAAAGACGCCAGTCTGGCCATTGAAGAAGGCGAGATTTTTGTCATCATGGGGCTTTCCGGCTCGGGAAAATCCACCATGGTTCGCCTTCTCAATCGCCTGATTGAACCTACCCGCGGACAGGTACTGATTGACGGCATTGATATTGCCAAAATATCGGAATCTGAACTCCGTGAGGTGCGCAAAAATAAGATCTCAATGGTCTTCCAGTCATTTGCCCTGATGCCCCATATGACGGTATTAAATAATACCGCTTTCGGTATGGAGCTCGCAGGTATGCCGGTCAAAGAACGTCAGGAAAAAGCCCTCGATGCATTACGCCAGGTGGGGCTGGAGAATTACGCGAACGCGTATCCTGATGAACTCTCAGGCGGTATGCGTCAACGCGTAGGTTTGGCCCGCGCGCTGGCAATTAACCCTGACATATTGCTAATGGATGAGGCGTTCTCGGCGCTAGATCCGCTAATTCGCACTGAAATGCAGGATGAATTAATTAAGCTGCAGGCAAAACATCAGCGCACCATCGTGTTTATTTCCCACGACCTTGATGAAGCCATGCGTATTGGCGATCGTATTGCCATTATGCAGGGTGGCGAAGTGGTACAGGTCGGCACGCCGGATGAAATCCTCAATAATCCGGCTAACGACTATGTGCGTACCTTCTTCCGCGGCGTGGATATCAGCCAGGTGTTTAGCGCCAAAGATATCGCCCGCCGTAGCCCGGCAGGCCTGCTGCGGAAAACCACCGGTTTTGGTCCACGTTCGGCGCTGAAGCTGCTGCAGGATGACGACCGCGAATATGGCTATGTCATTGAGCGCGGACAGAAATTTCTCGGCATAGTCTCTACCGACTCGCTGAAAGCGGCGCTGGCTGCGGGGGAAGGGCTGGACAATGCGTTCCTGGCGTCCCCGGAAGCCGTCTCCGCCGAAACCTCACTGAGCGATCTGCTCTCACACGTCGGCCAGGCTCCCTGCGCGGTGCCGGTGGTCAGTGAAGAGGGACAGTACGTGGGCATCATCTCAAAAGGGGTGCTGCTTCAGGCATTAGATCGTGAGGGGGCAAGTCAATGA
- a CDS encoding alginate lyase family protein: MSLFRFSLFALLCGSAPLAFSAPLLLDMGQLAHSKQQISQQNPELMPAWLALKHKADQALTHPLYSITQKSASSPAGDPHDYYSFSDYWWPNPKSPDGLPWERKDGQMNPAAVGKQSDKARLNGMIDDVWNLALAWQLSGKDAYAEKARQQLVNWFITPETRMNPNLTYAQSIPGRKGVRGTGILDGRGLVRVIDAVELLHDGGQLDEKTFNGLRKWYHDYYQWLTTSENGKKEAAAENNHGTWYDVQATAIALWLGDKDAAKQRLISATERVPVQFDANGVPVTEIGRTRSWHYSNFILDAWNPLGVLGDKVGVNVWQAKSGDHSLQNGYLYIAQFVDSQKPWPWPNIETFKPDEALENIVTAAHAWRENNTLQEKAKWLLNRNKTSVINLTSHP, translated from the coding sequence ATGTCGTTATTTCGTTTTTCTCTGTTCGCGCTGCTTTGCGGCAGCGCACCGTTAGCCTTTAGCGCACCGCTGCTGCTGGATATGGGGCAGTTGGCGCACAGCAAGCAACAAATCAGTCAACAAAATCCGGAGCTCATGCCCGCCTGGCTTGCGCTGAAACACAAAGCTGACCAGGCACTGACCCATCCGCTTTACAGCATTACCCAAAAAAGCGCCTCTTCCCCGGCAGGCGATCCGCACGACTATTACAGCTTCTCCGATTACTGGTGGCCCAACCCCAAAAGCCCCGACGGCCTGCCGTGGGAGCGAAAAGATGGCCAGATGAACCCGGCGGCCGTAGGAAAGCAAAGTGATAAAGCCCGGCTGAACGGCATGATTGACGATGTCTGGAATCTGGCGCTGGCGTGGCAGCTTTCCGGCAAAGACGCCTACGCGGAAAAAGCCCGTCAGCAGCTGGTGAACTGGTTCATTACGCCGGAAACCAGAATGAACCCCAACCTCACTTACGCCCAGAGCATTCCAGGACGGAAAGGCGTACGCGGCACCGGGATTCTGGATGGACGAGGTTTAGTCCGGGTGATAGATGCGGTTGAGCTGCTGCACGATGGTGGTCAGCTGGACGAAAAGACCTTCAATGGGCTCAGGAAGTGGTATCACGATTATTATCAGTGGCTCACCACCAGTGAAAACGGCAAAAAAGAGGCCGCCGCTGAAAATAACCACGGCACCTGGTATGACGTTCAGGCAACCGCGATCGCCCTTTGGCTGGGGGATAAAGACGCTGCAAAACAGCGCCTGATTTCTGCCACAGAGCGTGTGCCGGTACAGTTTGACGCAAACGGCGTGCCGGTCACGGAAATTGGCCGCACGCGATCCTGGCATTACAGCAACTTTATTCTTGATGCCTGGAACCCGCTAGGCGTGCTCGGAGACAAGGTCGGCGTCAACGTCTGGCAGGCGAAAAGCGGCGACCACAGCCTGCAAAATGGCTACCTGTATATTGCGCAGTTTGTCGATAGCCAGAAACCATGGCCCTGGCCGAATATCGAGACTTTTAAGCCTGATGAAGCCCTGGAGAATATTGTCACTGCCGCTCATGCCTGGCGGGAAAATAATACTTTGCAGGAAAAGGCGAAGTGGCTGCTGAACAGAAATAAAACCTCTGTTATCAATTTAACTTCTCACCCGTAA
- the nrdF gene encoding class 1b ribonucleoside-diphosphate reductase subunit beta — MTQLTRVSAINWNKIEDEKDLEVWNRLTSNFWLPEKVPLSNDIPAWQSLSAQEQQLVIRVFTGLTLLDTVQNTVGAPAMMVDSLTPHEEAVMSNICFMEAVHARSYSSIFSTLCQTKDVDAAYEWSEQNEALQKKAGIILAHYRDNDPLKKKIASVFLESFLFYSGFWLPMYYSSRGKLTNTADLIRLIIRDEAVHGYYIGYKYQKALAQQSAERQTELQNFALDLLMDLYDNELAYSETLYRELGWEEEVKAFLSYNANKALMNLGYQALFPAEMAEVNPAILAALSPNADENHDFFSGSGSSYVMGKAVETEDEDWDF, encoded by the coding sequence ATGACGCAACTTACGCGCGTAAGCGCCATCAACTGGAACAAAATCGAAGACGAGAAAGACCTCGAGGTCTGGAACCGCCTGACCAGCAATTTTTGGCTGCCGGAGAAGGTACCGCTCTCTAACGATATCCCGGCATGGCAATCGCTCAGCGCTCAGGAACAGCAGCTCGTCATCCGGGTCTTTACCGGGCTAACGCTGCTGGACACCGTTCAGAATACCGTGGGCGCCCCGGCGATGATGGTCGACTCGCTGACACCGCACGAAGAGGCGGTGATGTCGAATATCTGCTTTATGGAGGCGGTACACGCCCGCTCCTACAGCTCGATATTTTCCACACTCTGCCAGACCAAAGACGTGGACGCCGCCTACGAGTGGAGCGAGCAAAACGAAGCCCTGCAGAAAAAAGCCGGGATTATTCTGGCCCACTACCGGGACAACGATCCGCTGAAGAAAAAGATAGCCAGCGTTTTTCTGGAGTCGTTCCTGTTTTATTCCGGCTTCTGGCTGCCAATGTACTACTCCAGCCGCGGCAAGCTGACCAACACCGCCGATCTCATCCGGCTTATCATTCGTGACGAGGCGGTACACGGCTATTACATCGGCTACAAGTACCAGAAGGCGCTGGCGCAGCAGAGCGCGGAGCGCCAGACAGAGCTGCAGAATTTCGCCCTCGACCTGCTGATGGATCTTTACGATAACGAGCTGGCCTACAGCGAAACGCTCTACCGTGAACTGGGCTGGGAAGAGGAAGTTAAAGCGTTTCTCAGCTACAACGCCAACAAGGCGCTGATGAACCTCGGCTATCAGGCGCTGTTCCCGGCGGAGATGGCCGAAGTAAACCCGGCAATCCTCGCTGCGCTTTCGCCCAACGCCGATGAGAACCACGATTTCTTCTCCGGGTCAGGCTCTTCCTACGTGATGGGTAAAGCAGTGGAAACCGAAGACGAAGACTGGGATTTCTAG
- the nrdE gene encoding class 1b ribonucleoside-diphosphate reductase subunit alpha: MATTEAVRLATENVDYHALNAMLNLYDKEGQIQFDKDKQAVASFFRQHVLPNTVCFPSLQAKLDYLVDEQYYDAAVLNGYSRPFVLELFDRAHSSGFQFQTFLGAWKYYTSYTLKTWDGKQYLEHFPDRVCMVALTLAQGDEQLAARLMDEMLSGRFQPATPTFLNCGKKQRGELVSCFLLRIEDNMESIGRAVNSALQLSKRGGGVAFLLSNLREAGAPIKRIENQSSGVIPVMKMLEDAFSYANQLGARQGAGAVYLNAHHPDILRFLDTKRENADEKIRIKTLSLGVTIPDITFQLAKANQQMALFSPYDVERVYGKPFGDISVNDLYQQMVDDDRIRKSWISARDFFQTLAEIQFESGYPYIMFEDTVNRANPIAGRINMSNLCSEILQVNSASTYDENLDYSQTGKDISCNLGSLNIAHTMDSPDFGRTIDTAIRGLTAVSDMSHIRSVPSVERGNAASHAIGLGQMNLHGYLAREGIAYGSHEGLDFTNIYFYTVTWHALRASCALARERNQRFAGFEHSRYASGEYFRQYLEQTWEPKTERVRTLFAQAGIAIPGREEWQQLSDDVREYGLYNQNLQAIPPTGSISYINHATSSIHPIVSRIEIRKEGKTGRVYYPAPFMTNDNLEFYQDAYDIGPEKIIDTYAEATRHVDQGLSLTLFFRDTATTRDINKAQIYAWRKGIKTLYYIRLRQLALEGTEVQGCVSCAL, translated from the coding sequence TTGGCAACGACAGAAGCAGTCCGTTTAGCGACGGAAAACGTGGACTACCACGCCCTCAACGCTATGCTCAACCTCTATGACAAAGAGGGACAGATCCAGTTTGATAAAGACAAACAGGCCGTAGCCAGCTTCTTCAGGCAGCATGTTTTGCCGAACACCGTCTGTTTCCCCAGCCTGCAGGCGAAGCTTGATTACCTGGTGGATGAGCAGTATTACGATGCCGCCGTGCTAAACGGCTACTCCCGCCCGTTCGTTCTCGAGCTGTTCGATCGCGCTCACAGCAGCGGCTTCCAGTTCCAGACCTTTTTGGGCGCCTGGAAGTACTACACCAGCTACACCCTGAAAACCTGGGACGGAAAGCAGTATCTGGAACATTTCCCGGATCGCGTTTGCATGGTGGCGCTGACCCTCGCCCAGGGCGATGAACAGCTGGCCGCACGCCTGATGGACGAGATGCTAAGCGGTCGTTTTCAGCCAGCTACGCCAACCTTTCTCAACTGCGGCAAAAAGCAGCGCGGAGAGCTGGTTTCCTGCTTCCTGCTGCGCATTGAAGACAATATGGAGTCGATTGGCCGCGCGGTTAACTCGGCGCTTCAGCTTTCCAAACGCGGCGGCGGCGTTGCGTTTCTGCTCTCTAATCTGCGTGAAGCGGGTGCGCCGATTAAACGCATTGAAAACCAGTCCTCGGGCGTGATCCCGGTAATGAAGATGCTGGAAGACGCATTTTCCTACGCCAACCAGCTTGGCGCGCGCCAGGGCGCAGGCGCGGTTTACCTCAACGCGCACCACCCGGATATTTTGCGCTTCCTCGATACCAAGCGGGAAAATGCCGACGAGAAGATCCGCATTAAAACCCTGTCGCTTGGCGTCACCATTCCGGATATCACCTTCCAGCTCGCCAAAGCCAATCAGCAGATGGCACTGTTTTCGCCTTATGACGTGGAGAGAGTCTACGGCAAACCGTTTGGCGACATCAGCGTCAACGATCTTTACCAGCAGATGGTGGACGACGACCGCATTCGTAAAAGCTGGATTAGCGCCCGTGATTTCTTCCAGACGCTGGCGGAGATCCAGTTTGAGTCGGGCTACCCGTACATCATGTTTGAAGACACGGTTAACCGGGCTAACCCGATCGCCGGACGCATCAACATGAGCAACCTGTGTTCAGAGATTTTGCAGGTGAACAGCGCATCGACCTATGACGAAAATCTGGATTATTCGCAGACTGGCAAAGATATCTCCTGCAACCTCGGCTCGCTGAATATCGCCCATACCATGGATTCACCGGATTTTGGCCGCACGATAGATACCGCCATTCGCGGCCTGACGGCGGTATCGGACATGAGCCACATTCGCTCGGTGCCGTCGGTAGAAAGGGGCAATGCCGCGTCCCACGCCATCGGCCTCGGGCAAATGAACCTGCACGGCTATCTGGCGCGCGAAGGCATCGCCTACGGCTCTCATGAAGGGCTGGATTTCACCAACATCTATTTCTACACCGTCACCTGGCACGCGCTTCGCGCTTCCTGTGCATTAGCTCGCGAGCGGAACCAGCGTTTTGCTGGCTTCGAGCACTCCCGTTATGCCAGCGGCGAATACTTCCGCCAGTATCTCGAGCAAACCTGGGAGCCGAAGACGGAGAGAGTCCGTACGTTATTTGCACAAGCGGGCATCGCTATTCCGGGGCGTGAAGAGTGGCAGCAGCTCAGCGACGATGTGCGGGAATACGGCCTGTACAACCAGAACCTGCAGGCAATTCCGCCGACGGGCTCAATCTCTTACATCAATCACGCAACCTCGAGCATTCACCCGATTGTCTCCCGGATTGAGATCCGCAAAGAGGGCAAAACCGGGCGCGTGTACTATCCCGCCCCGTTTATGACCAACGACAATCTTGAGTTTTATCAGGACGCCTACGACATCGGCCCGGAAAAAATCATCGACACCTATGCCGAAGCCACCCGACACGTTGACCAGGGGCTTTCGCTGACGCTGTTTTTCCGCGATACCGCCACCACCCGCGACATCAATAAAGCGCAAATTTATGCCTGGAGAAAGGGGATTAAGACGCTCTATTACATTCGTCTGCGGCAGCTGGCGCTGGAAGGCACCGAGGTGCAGGGCTGCGTGTCCTGCGCGTTATAA
- the nrdI gene encoding class Ib ribonucleoside-diphosphate reductase assembly flavoprotein NrdI yields MSNLVYFSSESENTLRFIERLGLPALRIPLDVKARLEVTEPYILIVPSYGGGGIAGAVPPQVIRFLNNPNNRALIRGVIASGNRNFGEGFCRAGDVISQKCQVPYLYRFELLGTPQDIDNVRKGVSEFWQRQKQSV; encoded by the coding sequence ATGAGCAACCTCGTCTACTTCTCCAGCGAGTCGGAAAACACCCTGCGTTTTATCGAGCGCCTTGGGCTACCCGCCTTACGCATTCCTCTGGACGTGAAAGCGCGCCTCGAAGTGACGGAACCCTACATTTTAATCGTGCCCAGCTATGGCGGCGGCGGGATTGCCGGGGCAGTACCGCCGCAGGTGATCCGCTTTCTGAACAACCCCAACAATCGCGCGCTGATCCGCGGCGTGATTGCCAGCGGCAACCGCAACTTTGGCGAAGGCTTTTGCCGGGCCGGGGACGTCATTTCACAAAAATGCCAGGTGCCCTACCTCTACCGCTTTGAGCTATTGGGCACCCCACAAGACATCGACAACGTGCGTAAGGGAGTAAGCGAATTTTGGCAACGACAGAAGCAGTCCGTTTAG
- the nrdH gene encoding glutaredoxin-like protein NrdH translates to MRITIYTKEDCVQCHATKRAMESRGFAFEMINLDFNPEAADDLRAQGYRQLPVVITEAESWSGFRPDMINRLCVAAGV, encoded by the coding sequence ATGCGCATTACTATTTACACTAAAGAAGATTGTGTTCAGTGCCATGCCACAAAGCGGGCCATGGAGAGCCGAGGTTTTGCCTTCGAGATGATCAACCTCGACTTCAATCCTGAAGCGGCCGACGATCTTCGAGCTCAGGGTTACCGACAGCTCCCGGTGGTGATCACCGAAGCGGAGAGCTGGAGCGGCTTTCGCCCGGATATGATCAACCGCCTTTGCGTAGCCGCCGGCGTATGA
- a CDS encoding carboxymuconolactone decarboxylase family protein: MIELRQPYFELSPNVFKPMKQALQGLESGPLSNELIELLFLRVSQINGCAYCLEMHAKALRKAGVEQVKLDSLAGWKVSHQFTDKERAALAWAEAITLIADSNAEDDVYQPLLQFFSAEEIVDLTLAASMMNAFNRVAIGMRQ; the protein is encoded by the coding sequence ATGATCGAACTACGTCAGCCCTACTTCGAACTTTCACCTAACGTATTCAAGCCGATGAAGCAGGCTCTGCAGGGGCTTGAGAGCGGCCCTCTGAGCAACGAGCTGATCGAACTACTATTTCTGCGCGTTTCACAGATCAACGGCTGCGCCTACTGCCTCGAAATGCATGCCAAAGCGCTGCGTAAAGCCGGCGTTGAGCAGGTGAAGCTGGATTCCCTGGCTGGCTGGAAAGTGAGTCATCAGTTTACGGATAAAGAGCGTGCAGCTCTGGCCTGGGCGGAAGCTATTACCCTGATTGCCGACAGCAATGCCGAGGACGATGTGTACCAGCCGCTGCTGCAGTTTTTCAGCGCCGAAGAGATCGTCGATTTAACGCTGGCCGCAAGCATGATGAACGCATTTAACCGCGTCGCGATTGGTATGCGTCAGTAG
- the pdxR gene encoding MocR-like pyridoxine biosynthesis transcription factor PdxR yields MMQKSTSLTVTSHHTQPRYQQIARQLKQAIKSGELVAGGRLPSSRTLSLELGVARGTVENAYAELVAQGWLERRGQAGTFVSPSVKHDACGESFTAAQPQGALRPFQMGLPALDLFPRAIWARLMGRRLRQQSRFDLMLPESSGEASLKQAIADYLRFSRSIDCQPEQIFITSGFQAGIALVLSTLARPGDGIWLEDPGYRFIRPDFARAGLQIRAIPVDDGGMQVEHGIRHFPDARFALLTPAHQSPLGVALSLPRRHALLEWASREQSWIIEDDYDSEFRYHGKPFPPLKSLDSPQRVIYAGTFSKSMFPALRVAWLVVPPHAVDDFQKQARRQPCTAPVLIQQAIADFLREGHFWRHLKKMRQCYAERRLWLEEALREQGFAVIPQEGGIQMVMEVEGDDLILEGKARAAGLAVQALSRWRIEKVARGGLLLSFTNISSREMAQRYALQLRQALK; encoded by the coding sequence ATGATGCAAAAATCAACCTCGCTTACCGTTACTTCCCACCACACTCAGCCACGCTATCAGCAGATTGCGCGCCAGCTAAAGCAGGCGATAAAGAGTGGCGAGCTGGTGGCAGGAGGGCGGCTACCTTCCAGCCGAACCCTGTCGCTTGAGCTGGGCGTGGCCAGGGGAACCGTAGAAAACGCTTACGCCGAACTCGTGGCCCAGGGCTGGCTTGAAAGGCGAGGGCAGGCGGGGACCTTTGTCAGCCCTTCGGTAAAACACGACGCCTGCGGTGAAAGCTTTACGGCCGCCCAGCCTCAGGGTGCTCTCCGGCCTTTTCAGATGGGGCTACCGGCGCTGGATCTTTTTCCCCGCGCTATATGGGCAAGGCTGATGGGGCGGCGTCTACGTCAGCAAAGCCGTTTTGACCTTATGCTTCCTGAATCCAGCGGCGAAGCTTCGCTAAAGCAGGCGATTGCGGATTACCTGCGCTTTTCCCGCAGCATTGACTGCCAGCCGGAGCAAATATTTATCACCTCCGGTTTTCAGGCTGGAATAGCCCTTGTGCTTTCAACGCTGGCGCGGCCGGGGGATGGCATCTGGCTTGAGGATCCGGGTTACCGCTTTATTCGCCCCGACTTTGCCAGGGCTGGGCTGCAGATCCGCGCCATCCCCGTCGATGACGGCGGCATGCAGGTTGAGCACGGTATCAGGCATTTTCCCGATGCCCGGTTTGCGCTTTTGACGCCTGCACACCAAAGCCCGTTGGGCGTAGCGCTCTCCCTGCCGCGCCGGCACGCGCTGCTGGAATGGGCCAGCCGCGAGCAAAGCTGGATTATCGAAGATGATTATGACAGCGAATTCCGCTATCACGGCAAACCGTTTCCACCGCTAAAAAGCCTGGACAGTCCGCAGCGCGTTATCTATGCCGGGACCTTCAGCAAGTCGATGTTTCCCGCCCTTCGCGTGGCGTGGCTGGTGGTGCCTCCCCATGCGGTAGACGATTTTCAGAAGCAGGCGCGCAGGCAGCCTTGTACCGCGCCAGTGCTTATCCAGCAGGCGATTGCCGACTTCCTGCGTGAGGGGCATTTCTGGCGGCACCTGAAAAAAATGCGCCAGTGTTATGCCGAGCGTCGGCTATGGCTCGAGGAGGCGCTGCGCGAGCAGGGATTTGCGGTTATTCCTCAGGAAGGCGGTATTCAGATGGTAATGGAAGTAGAGGGCGATGACCTGATTCTGGAGGGAAAAGCCAGAGCGGCGGGGCTAGCCGTTCAGGCGCTTAGCCGCTGGAGAATTGAAAAGGTTGCCCGGGGTGGTTTGCTGCTCAGCTTCACCAATATCAGCTCGCGTGAGATGGCACAGCGCTATGCACTTCAGCTGCGGCAGGCGCTAAAATGA
- a CDS encoding DUF883 family protein yields MASRANKNDVDVQVDDINNDVSQLADSLEDVLKSFGSDAKDEVDAARKKAETLLKETRARLNGSQSRVTQAARDAAGCADTYVRDKPWQSVGIGAAVGIVLGALLVSRR; encoded by the coding sequence ATGGCTAGCCGAGCAAACAAAAACGACGTTGATGTTCAGGTAGATGATATTAATAACGATGTCAGCCAGCTTGCGGATTCGCTTGAAGATGTGCTGAAGTCCTTCGGCAGCGATGCGAAAGATGAAGTTGATGCGGCGCGTAAAAAAGCCGAAACGTTGCTGAAAGAGACCCGCGCGCGCCTTAACGGTAGCCAGAGTCGCGTGACTCAGGCCGCTCGTGACGCCGCAGGCTGTGCCGATACTTACGTCCGCGATAAACCGTGGCAGAGCGTAGGTATTGGTGCTGCAGTAGGGATTGTCCTTGGTGCGCTGCTGGTTTCCCGCCGCTAA
- a CDS encoding DUF2002 family protein — protein MYLRPDEVARVLERSGFTMDVVTAKTYGYRRGENYVYVNREARMGRTALIIHPTLRERSQSLAEPASEMKTCDHYQQFPLYLAGETHEHYGIPHGFSSRVALERYLAGLFGESE, from the coding sequence ATGTATTTACGACCGGATGAGGTGGCCCGAGTTCTGGAGCGATCGGGGTTTACCATGGATGTGGTAACGGCAAAAACCTATGGCTATCGCCGTGGGGAGAATTACGTTTATGTTAATCGCGAAGCGCGCATGGGGCGCACCGCGCTGATTATTCACCCTACGCTGAGAGAGCGTAGCCAGTCACTGGCCGAGCCGGCTTCGGAGATGAAGACCTGCGATCACTATCAGCAATTTCCGCTTTATCTGGCCGGTGAAACGCACGAACACTACGGTATCCCGCACGGTTTTAGCTCTCGCGTTGCGCTGGAAAGGTATCTGGCTGGATTATTTGGCGAGTCTGAATAA
- a CDS encoding L-alanine exporter AlaE, protein MFSPESRLRHAAADIFAMVVYCSVVNMMIEIFLSGMTFEQSLSSRLVAVPVNMIIAWPYGFYRDAFMRTARRITPASWAKNLADILAYVTFQSPVYVAILWSVGADWHQIVAAVASNLLVSMMMGAAYGYFLDFCRRLFRVSGQMGIKARA, encoded by the coding sequence ATGTTTTCCCCTGAGTCACGCTTACGCCACGCAGCCGCTGATATTTTCGCGATGGTAGTGTATTGCTCGGTAGTCAACATGATGATTGAGATCTTCCTCTCAGGCATGACCTTCGAGCAGTCACTCTCCTCTCGTCTGGTCGCCGTGCCGGTGAATATGATTATTGCCTGGCCCTATGGCTTTTATCGCGATGCTTTTATGCGTACGGCTCGTCGTATCACTCCGGCAAGCTGGGCGAAAAATCTGGCCGATATCCTGGCCTATGTCACGTTCCAGTCTCCGGTTTATGTCGCCATTTTGTGGAGCGTAGGTGCGGACTGGCATCAGATTGTGGCCGCCGTGGCGTCGAACCTGCTGGTATCGATGATGATGGGAGCCGCTTACGGCTACTTTTTGGATTTCTGCCGCCGCCTGTTTCGCGTCAGCGGCCAGATGGGCATTAAAGCCAGAGCCTGA
- a CDS encoding DUF2623 family protein has translation MDNHFGKGLIAGMKARQADSAVNVERFCADYKRGFVLGFAHHMAEQTGDRQRAAWEAGVLTRRYQLDKESVADFLKEVNADVAVRCFFAGYEKGY, from the coding sequence ATGGATAACCATTTTGGTAAGGGCCTGATAGCCGGAATGAAGGCCCGGCAGGCAGACAGCGCGGTCAACGTTGAACGTTTTTGTGCTGATTACAAACGCGGCTTCGTGCTGGGTTTTGCTCACCATATGGCCGAGCAAACCGGCGACCGGCAGCGTGCAGCCTGGGAGGCCGGGGTGCTGACTCGTCGCTATCAGCTGGATAAAGAGTCGGTGGCTGACTTTCTTAAAGAGGTCAACGCCGACGTTGCGGTTCGATGTTTCTTTGCGGGTTATGAGAAGGGCTATTGA
- a CDS encoding rhodanese family protein, whose product MTLPAIMPEEAKKLIASGAALIDIREPDEHARENIPEAHPLPLSAIENGARLGPLEPHDVVIFHCQSGMRSSQHAQKLAKLAEPAQVMLLAGGLEAWKKDGLEILADKSQPIPIMRQVQIVAGTLILLGVVLGYTVNQGFFLMSGLVGAGLLFAGISGFCGMVRLLAWLPWNRR is encoded by the coding sequence ATGACCCTTCCAGCCATCATGCCAGAAGAAGCGAAAAAGCTCATTGCCAGCGGGGCGGCGCTGATAGATATCCGCGAGCCGGATGAGCACGCCCGCGAAAATATTCCTGAAGCACATCCGTTGCCGCTCTCGGCGATTGAAAACGGTGCCCGGCTTGGCCCGTTAGAGCCGCACGATGTGGTGATTTTCCACTGCCAGTCCGGTATGCGCTCATCCCAGCATGCTCAAAAGCTGGCTAAGCTTGCTGAACCTGCTCAGGTGATGCTTCTGGCAGGCGGGCTTGAGGCCTGGAAAAAGGACGGCCTGGAGATTCTCGCGGACAAAAGCCAGCCCATTCCCATCATGCGCCAGGTACAAATCGTAGCAGGCACGCTGATCCTGCTTGGCGTCGTACTGGGATATACCGTCAATCAAGGATTCTTCCTGATGTCAGGGTTGGTGGGCGCGGGTTTGCTGTTTGCCGGAATCAGCGGGTTTTGCGGCATGGTGCGTTTGCTCGCCTGGCTGCCCTGGAACCGCCGCTAG
- a CDS encoding ArsR/SmtB family transcription factor has translation MKPDLSRLQSSADEAAKLLKAMSNPKRLLILCLLLDSPGTGAGELAEAAGLSPSATSQHLAKMKDEGLIEHQRSAQRILYFIKASAVREVIATLKAIYCP, from the coding sequence ATGAAACCTGATCTTTCCCGGCTGCAGTCAAGCGCGGATGAAGCGGCAAAATTGCTAAAAGCCATGAGCAACCCGAAGCGTTTGCTGATCCTCTGTTTGCTGCTTGACTCTCCAGGCACCGGTGCCGGTGAACTGGCAGAGGCTGCCGGATTAAGCCCGTCGGCGACCTCTCAACATCTGGCGAAAATGAAAGACGAAGGACTTATTGAGCACCAGCGTAGCGCTCAGCGGATCCTCTATTTCATTAAAGCGAGTGCGGTTCGCGAGGTGATCGCGACGCTGAAAGCCATTTACTGTCCTTGA